The Bacteroides fragilis NCTC 9343 genome includes the window ATTCTTTATACCGAATAGAATAATTACTATAAATAAAGAAGATTTGAAATAAAAGTGACTGATAACAAGCACCTGTGCCACCTCACGGCGGCAAGCTGCAAACCATTATCTATTTAATAATAAGCATAAAACTATGAGATTCTTAAAAATTATGGGAATATTTACTTCTATCTTAAGTTTATTGAGTTGCGGGCATGGGAATAAACGAGTGACGCAAAACGACGGTATAAACTCCAATATCCCGGTTGCTGCCCGGATTACGATAGACAAACTGCCGGATGTATTGAGAAACGTGCAGGCAGGAAATACTGATTATGATTTTATAGGTATTTGTTCCAATGGTGTGGACTGCATCTACTTTGTGCTGGAGAACGGAAAGTTTTACATAGATTTTGAAGCTATGGGTAAAGAGCAGCTTCCCTACATAGATACCTTGAAACAGTTCGCAAAGGAACATAATTATCCTATTGTCGAAACAACCTATAACAATACTCCGGTCGATTACGAACATCTGAAATACGCTCCCGTCCTTAGCCTGAAAGTCAATGCTGACATAGACAGCATCGTAAAGGTCGGAAAACAGATTGAGCAGACCATTTTCAGGAACAACGAACGAACCGTTTACGAAATAGTGCCTTGATTTTGCCAATAAAGACATTAAGATTTAGATAACAAACAGCACTGCCGCTTAAAGCGAAACGCTGCCAAACATCATCTACATAAGAATATGAGAACACCCGCCATAATCCTGCTTTTAGCAAGCCTGTTTGCCGCAAGCTGCGGAGAGCCGCCCATGCCACCGAGCGACGAGGAAATGATACGCCACTTCGCCACGCACGAGGCGGCGTTCCGCAAGGTGTACGAAATCATGTCAGAGAGTTCAGAAGGTAGTTTCCACTACCCGCCGCTTTCTCCGGAAGAGGTCATTATACTTGATTCAACAGAGCAAAGCGATACATCCCATGAAACGAATGACGAAGAAAACCTCCCGGTATATGGGCTGCTGAAGCCAGACCGAATACAGCTCGATTCCCTGTTGTCAGAGATTGGATGCGGTCTTGTCCTTGTTGACCGCAGGGAATGGGAAACGGCGGATTCGGTATATGTGAGCCTCGTTATGCCGTACTATTCCCACGGCATCGTGGATGCGGGAACGTCCAAGAGTTTCATTTACGATCCCGGATTGGAAAGCCGCCGGAATATCCGTATCACCGAACACGGCGACCTGAACGAGATCTACCGCAGGACGTACAACGACACCACGTTGTACAAGCCTGTCAAGGAAGGCTGGTACATCGAGTTAGACCATTCACGATAACCTGCAAAGAGGGACGCATGAGGATATTCCAATACATGCGCCGATTCTTCCAGATGATGGCAAGGATGCGTAAGGTCATCCATATCGTTTCTATGACCTGTCGGCATGAACAACGCAAGAACGGGCTGGTTCCGGTGGAATCCTACAAACGGGAAACAGACCGGAATCTCTGGATACGCAGCATAGGAACCCATCATTCCACACGGTACAGCATCGTTCTTTTTACAGCTGGATGATGGTATTGCAGCCGCCCTTTGGACTTCCCGATCTGAATGACATTCCGGGGACACCAGTGTACGCAAGCATGGCAAGCCTCGCAACCGGTTCCCCACCGGGGCACTCCGTTTTTCAGCGTAATATTGTTCACGGGACATACACGTTCGCAGACACCACATCCCATACAACCATTTTCCAAGGAGAAGTTCAAGTGCGAGCGACTGAAAAAGGCATTGAACAGCCCTTTGTGCAACAGATCCGATAACCTGCAATACGGGAAAGGCTTTTTCCGTTTGCCTTTTTTCAAGTCGTCGATTATTCGTGAAGTGTAAAGCTCCGCCCGTTCCAGTATCTTCGTCCTCCTTACTGAAGATACCTCGTATTCCTTCAGGCAGTTCCCTACGGTGGGCAGGTTGTAGCCATAGTCCAGACGCACGCCTTTGCCGGACATGATTTTGTCCACAACGGACACCGCACAGCCCTTGTACGTGTAATATGTGCCTATGGAGAAATAGTACACGCCTTTCCTGAACGGATAACTTTCCAAGAACCGGCGGACAATGCCGGGCAGTCCGCCCATATATACGGGGAATATAAAACCTACGATTCGGGAGTCCGATGCGGTGATTCCAGCTGACGGTGTCATTCTGAACAGACCGGCTCCTCCAAAAGCCGCCGCAATATCCTGCGACAATTTCAGGCTGTTGCCTGTGGCGGAGAAATAATAGATGGATATTTCTTTGTCGTTTGCCGTTTTGCTTTTATAGTCCATAACATTTATTTTTGCGACAGCAAAGTTAATAGGTCTCTTAAAAAAAAGAAGAACTGTCTTGGTTATCAGCAACTTACATTTAGGTTAGTTTTCCTGTATATCAATTTGTTGGATAAAAGAAAAATGAGAAAAAAGTTAGATTACGATTATTGTTCTGCTTCCCCTATACTGGAATGGCTGGGTGACAAATGGGCTTTAGTTGTCTTATTGAAGCTACATGAGAATGAAGTAATACGTTTCAATGAACTATACAAAACAATCCCCTCTATATCGGAAAAGATGCTATCTACTGTTTTGCGGTCATTGGTAACGGACGGATTGGTAAATAGAAAAATATATCCCACAGTTCCACCCAAAGTGGAATATTATGTATCTGAATTTGGAGAAACTTTAATCCCTTATTTAGAGCAGTTGAAACAATGGGGGCAAGAAAATTTTGAAACGATAATGGAAAATAGACGGAAAAATAAATATTGAAATTTAGTGCAAGGTACAAGTATATATCTATATATAGCTTGCACCTTGCACTAACCTTAGAATGTTTATTTTCAATGATTTGCATAATCCAAAAATAATGCGGACATCTGAACCCAAGATGTTGGCAGACAGACACCGGACAACAGCAGACAGTTTTTAAGGACTAAAAGCGTGATGGATGCAAAGCCAAAATTTCAGAAAGTGCTGATATTTAGGAATAAATAACGCTTAATTTATAATCCAAGCGGCACGATGCCTGTTCTCCTGAATCGCCCGGATACGGCTGCCGGAATCGAGCCTGTACATGAAGCCCGCCAAGTTCCCGCTCTCGTACAAGCCCATGCCGATGGTCAGGCGGCTGTTGAAGTCGGTCTGGCTGACGACGTACCAGCCGCACCGGGCGAAATGCTCCTCGTAGCCGGAACGGGTCTCCAGCAGGAAATAGAACTTGCCGTCGTCCTCGAAACGGATGACGTACTCGCAACGCAGGCGGCGTGCGATCTTGCCCAAGATGCGGCTCTCCTCCTCGATGACCGCAGGAGTGGCAAGGAAGGTGTATTAAGCGATAAAGACAGCCTCGTCCATAGTGATGATGTTTGGTCGGTTACAAATATGCGAAATGTCCGGCACACGGCAAACGGAAGGGGCGGAAAATATGCGGAAGGGCGTGCGGATATGTAGAGCTTCTCCCTGCTTTTCACCGCCCGGAACGTGACAAGGCTACAAACGTGAAGCAAAACGAGGACAAGCGGTACGGTTTTGATACACGGACATATACAGACCGGTATATTTGCAGGGAAGTATAACAATAAAAACGTATCGGGACAATGGAAATAGTAAGCATCGAGAAAAAGACCTTCGAGGAGATGAAGGAACGGTTCGGCTGCTTCTCGCAGCACGTGAGGGAGCTTTGCGCCCGCTACCGCCCGCCCGAAAAGATGAACTGGATGGACGGGGCGGACGTGTGCGAGAAACTGGGCATCAGTAAGCGGACATTGCAGACCTACCGTGACCGGGGGCTGCTGCCGTACAGCCAGATCAACCACAAGATTTACTACCGGACGGAGGACGTGGAGGCGTTCGTGGAAGCCATGAGCCGGGAAATGACGGAGGACGAGTGAGATGGAAGTGATCACAAGGGACACGGAAGAGGTACGGGCGTACTTCGAGGCGTTGGAAGAGGGAATGAGGTACATCGACACGGTGACGGCGCACTTCCGCCCGGCGATGAACGGCGAGGTCTATCTCACGGGCGAGGACGTGTGCAGGCTGCTGCACATCACGCCGAGAACGTTGCAGGATTACCGCACGCAACGGCTGATCCCGTACATATCGCTGCCGGGCAAGACGCTCTACCGCCAGTCGGATCTGCTGCGTATGCTGGAGGAGAACTACGTGGACATGCGCCCAAAGCGCAAACGGGGGAAAAGTCCAACATAAACGCACGGGGGTGTGCATCGGGAAATGCAGCAAAGGCAGGAACACCGCATCGGAAGTTCCTGCCTTTGCCGCATTCTGCGCCGGGGAAAGGCGTCAAGCCGTTTCCCGGAGGGAGCGGCGCACCCGCTTCCCGTCCTGTTTCCTGTCCTTCTTCTCCAGCACGCTCCGCTGCATGGCGGCGAGGTTGCCGGAGATCGCCCGGAAATCGGAGCTTACCATCCTGTTGGTCACCTCGGCGTAGATCTGGGTCGTGGAAATGTGCTTGTGCCCGAGTATCTTGGAGAGCGCCTCGATGGTGCCGCCGTTGCAGAGATAGACGGTCGTGGCGAAGGTGTGGCGGCTTAGGTGAAAGCCGATCTCCTTGTGGATGCCGCAGGCTTTGGCTATCTGTTTGAGGTGCCTGTTGCACACGCTGTTGCTGGGTATGGGAAAGACAAGGTCGCCCCCGGCAAGCCCTTTGTAACGTTCTATCAGCTCCTTGGCAATCTCCATGAGGGGGACGTTGCTCGACACACGGGTCTTGGTGCGCCGGGTGATGATCCATTCCTCGCCGTCGAAGTCCATGCGCTGTATCTTGTCATGAGTGAGCGTCTTTATGTCAATGTAGCTAAGCCCGGTGAAGCACCCGAAGAGGAACATGTCCCGCACGAGGCTGGTCTGTTTCTTGACGAACACGGCGTTAGCCAAGGTGCGCAGCTCCTCCTCCGTGAGATAGCCCCGGTCGGTCTCCTGCATCTCAAGGCTGTACTCGCCGAAGGGGTCGGTGCGAACGATGCCCCGCCGCCACGCCTTGTCGGTCAGGCTGAGCAAGGGCATAGTGTATATCCAGAGGGTGTTGGCGCTCAATCCTTTCTCCACCCGCAGGTACTTGTCGAAATCGGCGATGATCTCCTTGGTCAGCTCCTTGTAAGCCATGTCGGTGCGCTTCTTCTTCTCCCAAAGGAAGGTCTTGAAATGGTTGTAAACAGCCAGATACTTGTTGTAGGTGGACTTGGCTCGCTGCCCTTTCTCCACCATCGCCCCGAACTCCCGGTTCATGTTCCCGAAGTCTTTCAGTATGCAGTTCTCCATCACGCCGACACCGAGGAAGGCGTTGCGCAATTTCTCGGCGGTGACGAAATCCTCTTCCCGGAGGATGCGGTGGTAGTGGTTGGTGAGCCGGGCGGAGACCTCCTTCAGTTGCCCGTTTATCTCGTTTGCCTCTGCGGACTTGCCTTTCGCCTTGCCGTTCTCCCAGAGGTCGGGAGTGACGAACAGCTTGGTTCCCACTGCCTTGTCATCGCCGTCAACGGAGATTTTCACCATGATGGGGGCTTTTCCGTCCCGGTTTCTCACTGCGGATCTCTTGATGTAGAACGAGGTCGCAAACGTACTTCTCTTTGTTTCCATAACTCTAAAATTTTCGTTTCTAAAGGTAGTTACTTATTTCTTACCAAGAGCTATGCAAAACAAGGCAAAGCAATGAAACAGAACTTGTTATGCTGTATATACCCCGTTTCGGAACCGGTAGCTGTTTAGTAGCCGAACTTTGTCCGAAAGGGGTGTTTTCAGGCTTTTTATGCCGAAGCTTGCTTCAACCCGCCCTGCATACAAGATGCTGACCTGCATTTATTTATGTAGAACTTTGCTTTTCTTTGCGCCTTATACCAATTTTTTCGTAAAAAACACCTCTTTCACTGCATATCCCGGATCGGGATCAACAGTTTGTTTCAAGATTGCATCTCCACTGACGTAGTGTTTTTCTTTTGATTTCCACTCTCTGTTTCCTTTGGACCACTGACAAGAATTGACCCAAGCACGTGTGCCATAAATCGCTTCTCCATTTACTTTCAACCATTGTCCAATGTGCAACAAACGTTCCTGCATGATAGGAGGTATTTTACCATTGGCATTCGGCCCTATATCCAGTAATAAATTCCCTCCTTGACTTACAATATTGACAAGTGTCAGTATTAAAGCCTTCGGCGAAGTATAATCTCCCAAATCTTCATTTTGATTATAACCAAACGACAAGCCTATACCACGACATTCTTCCCATGGCTTATTGTAAGAACTATTAGTATTACTATATTCTCGCGTGTAATAATCGCCGTGTTTTTTACCGGTATTGTTAGCCCAACGATCATTGACAACGATACTGTCTTTTACCGGAGATTCTGAATATAACCAAGCTAATGTTCTTTCGGCCTGCCACTGTTTATCATTTATCTGATCGGGACCGTCAGCCCATATCAGATCCGGTTTATAACGATTTACCAGATCTTGTAATTGCGGAAACCAATGGCGTTCATAAAACAAATCCATTGTTTCTTTATTATATAGTGGGTTATCCCACTCTCTCAAAGAGAAATAACATCCAACTTTTATATCAGTTTTACGTAATGCATTTACATATTCCCCAACTAAATCACGATGTGCTCCAATTTCCATACTATTCCATGGTCTGCCATAGCTGATTGATGCCTCTCTACTGGGCCACAAGGCGAATCCATCGTGATGCTTCGTTGTCAGCACTACATATTTCGCACCTGAGTGCTCAAATAAATCAGCCCATTCTTCGGGATCATAACTAAGAGCTTTGAACATGGGGGCAAAATCTGCATAAGTGAAATCTTCTCCATACATTTTCCGATGGTAATCATATATTTCTGTTCCTGTAAAATTTCCATTACCCATCAATGTTTTTTTATCAAGCCAATATTTATACCATTCCGAATAAGTTCCTTTGGGCGACCATGCCGGTACAGAATATAATCCCCAATGTATAAAAATGCCAAATTTCGCATTTTCAAACCATGCAGGAACCGGCCTTTTATCTATAGACTCCCAATCCGGCTTATAAGTAGACTGCCCCATTAAGGGAATACATATTAGACAAAATAGAAGTAAGCAATATTTTTTCATATTATATAATTATATTAAATAAGTTATTTTACACTCACTCACAATGTTAGCAAAAAAGATTCATTTATACAAACTAATAAAAAAGATTCTTAGTAATAGCATGTTTTGGCATGCTATTACTAAGAAAAGAGTATCAAAAATTAATAGGAATTACATTTGATATAACTAACATATTAAGTATGCAGATATTGTGTTATTCTTCATACCCTGGAGTTTGCTTTATTGACGGATCTTTATCAAGCATATTCTGTTCAATAGGCCAAAGAACTTTGTGACTCTCTGTCGCTTCATTTAAGATTGGCACTCCATTATTTTTCAAATTAGCTTCTTTACAGAATACTAAATGCTTACCTCCTTTTGTCAGAGTCATGCGTAACACATCCCACCAACGTTGCCCTTCTTGAACAAATTCTTTATCTTTTTCATGTAATATGGCCAACTCATTTTGAGTGAAATCTCCTGATTTATACCCATGCTTATTTTCATCCCAATTGGAAGCATAAGCACGTTTACGAACCAGATTGATATATTTCTCAACACCAGAATTATCACTTTCCATATTAGCAATTTCGGCTAATGAAAGATAAACCCAAGGCAGGCGATAGAATGCATAATCCCCACAAAAAACACGATTGCCTTCAGAATTTATGTAACCTATATTCTTTTGGACATGAGTTCCCCAAAGACTTAAATTACCATCTTTATCTTTTTTATAAGAAGCCAGGAAAGTCGCATCACGACGAGTGTCTTCCACGTCAAATAATTGAAAGAGTTCAGGAATATACTCACACCATTGAGCACCACTTTTCTTTAATCCTAAAGGATCGTTCCATGGCGTTCCATCTGCAAGAAAACCACCCTTATCTATTTCTCCCTGGTTCATGTATGTATAGTTAACATTTCTATTGGTCGCTTCTCCTTCAAGATAACGAATCGCAAATATTATTTCATTGTTACCTTTATGGGATTTAGCTTCGAAAACATCTGAAAAATTATCCATCATGCTTAGACCGTAATTATCAATGACACTCTGTAAATGTTGTTTTGCTACTGCCAAATCAGCAATATTAGCCTCATTGTCACCGGTAGTAACTTTGGAAGTCCATAGATAAACTTCTCCCATCAAACACTCAGTAGCTGCTTTGGACCAATATACTTTTTTACCGCGATTATATGGATCAAAAGCTGTCACATTGCCAAAATACTCCATTGAAAGATCCAAATCTTTCTTGATTTGCGTCATTACTTCTTTGGGGGTTGCACGAGCCATATATAATTTATTGGGATCAAGTACTCCATCAATTACTTCTACATCCAATCTTAAAGGTACACCGCCATAAATACGATAAAGTTCAAAATAGATAAAAGCACGTAAACCATATGCCTGTCCTAAATAAAATTTCTTCTTGGCATCATCTACATAATCAGCTTTCGTCACACGGTCAATAAATAAATTGATATTAGCCAAACGTCCATAATGACCACCAAAACCGGTTACACCAGTATTGTTCTTATCAAAATTCTGCAATATAATACTGCCGTAATACAGTGCGTTACCATCAGATGCATTGCCACTTTTATAGATTCCTCCTCTTAGTTCTCCGAAGGTAAAAATGTGTTGTTCGGCTACATCACGCAGATGTTTATGAAGGCCATCCATATAACCGGTAACTTGTGCTTCAGTGGTCCAATAAGAACCACTTCCGTAAAAATCAATTGGAGATAAATCCAATAAATCACTGCATGAAGTCATTATGCCACCAGATACTACCAGTAACATGCCTGATATAATTATTGATTTTATTGTTTTCATATTTCTTGTATTTCAAATTATTAAAATGTAACATTAATACCGAAGAGTAAAGTACGCGGTAAGGCATACCCAGAACCAGCACTTGAAACTTCCGGAGTTGCTACATTGGCTGAAGTAATATATCCTAAGTTTTGACCTGTTACAGATACATCTAATTTCTGGCAATAAAATTTCCGTGCGATATTCTGAGGTAAAGAATAAGACAAAGAGATTTCACGGATTGCCAGATAATTACCTTTATAAGCAAACATGGTAGAGGTACGATAATAATTGGCAGTGCCTAATTGATCGGCCCATACATATCTTGGATATTTAGCGTTAGGATTTTCTTCGCTCCAAGTATTGAATACATCGGTTGTTGTATTATATCCACCTTGCATACATCCCAAGAACCAGGGAGTCGTATTGTCATAAATCCAATAGTCCAATGCAAAGTCGAAGCGTCCATACAGCGTCAAACCTTTCCATGTCAATGTAGTATTGAAACCACCGAACCAATGAGGAGTCGTATTCCCTATTACTATCTGATCAAAGGCATCGATCGTACCATCATTGTTAATGTCTTTCCATTTTACATCACCGGGTTCAATCTGAAGAGCTTTCGCTTTTTCTGCATCTGACAATGCCGCATATGCCTTCGGACCATATTGATATTTTCCTTGATAATTTCCTGTTTTTACGACCAGATCCCCGGGAATATCCTTCCAATCTTTATATAATCCTTCCGCTTTATATCCGACTAAAATACCCGGTTCCTGCCCTTCTTGTTTGCCACCCACAAAAATGACTTCATCTACTTGATTCCCCGCTTCATCTAAAACTTTACGTCCGGTATAAATTTGCTGACCGCCAATACGATTCTTTGGCTGACCATTGTCCGGTAAGGTAACAACTTTATTTTTATTGTATGAAATATTACCTCCCATTTTCCAAGTCCAATCTTTTATCTTGAGTATTGTACCAGATAGCTCCATCTCAACACCACTGTTACGGAAATCTCCATTATTATTCTTTACTGATGAAAAACCGGTAGTAGTAGGCAAGCTCAAATCAGCATATTTATCCATCGTTAAACGGTTATAATAAGTAAAGTTTGCGTTCAGTCGGTTATCAAAGAAGCTTAAGTCCAAACCAACTTCAGTTGTACGGGTCTTTTCCCATTTTAATCCCGGATTAGGGAGAGAGCCAATCAAATATCCTACATTACCATTGTATTTCTGAGAATTATAAGAACCCTGTAAAGTATAAGCTCCAATACCTGTTGCATTACCATTCATACCATAGCTAAAGCGTAACTTACCAAAAGACAAATCAGGAACGGCATTTTTTATGAAGTCCTCTTTTCCAAAAATCCATCCGGCAGATACTCCCGGGAAAAATCCCCAACGGTTATCTCCAAGCAACGAAGAATAACCATCATAACGGAATACCCCTGATAACAGATATTTCCCCTGATAATCATAATTCAAACGACCAAAATAAGAAAGAATACGGTACTGGCTATGCCATGAATCAATTGTGCGTTTCCCTTCCCCATTATCTGTCAGGTTGAGATCTGCAAAATCGTCAGTGGGAGCACCGGAACCTGATGCACTAAATCCTTTTGTCTTTTTATCGTAGTACTCAGAACCCAACATAACATCTATATTATGATTTTGAGCAAAAGTGTTATTATAATTTAATACTACGTTATAAGTTTGAGAGAAGTCACGCTCAAATTTGGCAGAAGAAGATCTAGTTGTATTGAATTTACCCGGAGCTGTTTCGAAATCTTTGGTAAAGCTCTCATAGACACCTTCCGAATAATACCAGTTGGCGGTACCTTTAATTACAAGATTCTTCATTGGTCTGATTTCCAACGATTGGATCATTGTAAATTTATCCGTTTGGTTATCTACAAGCCATTTTTCGGGTTGATACGACTGATTTCCATCGCTATGATTAGGGCCGAGGACAGGATTTCCGTCTTCATCTTCATATCGAACAGTAGGGGGCAAAGACATTATACGTCCGAAATAGTTCCCTTCATTATCTTGCGAACCGGGCATAGAACGCCAATTAGCACGATTGTAATTAAAATTAGAACTTGCGGTAATCCAATCAGCCAACTTATAACTGCCATTGAAAATAAAGCTATAACGCTCATAAAAAGAAGAAATGGGAAGTCCTTCTGACTTATTATATCCTAAACCAGCATAATAAGTTCCTTTATCATTACCACCTGACATATTTACATTATAATCCTGAGTTAGAGAAGGGTTATTCAAATTATAATCGGAAGGCTTGATATCTTTATAAAGAAGGGTTACTGAAGAATTAAGCGGATCCTGCATTTGTTGCCAGCCTTTGTTCAACAGGAATTCGTTTCCGCTATCCTTTACCAATAAGTTCCAAACCAAATCGCTGCCATATTTATTTCCTGTTCCATAAGCGGAGGCACCATCCAATGATGATTTACTAGCCCATGGTGTTGTGTCATAAGCTGTACGTATGGCAGTGATAAAATCCTTAGCTCCTAGAAAATCATAGGGATTATTAATATAGTTCATACCTACTTTAGCCTTAAGATTAATTTCTGCCTTACCGACTTTACCCGTTTTGGTTGTAATCAATATTACACCATTACTGGCGCGCGCACCGTACAATGCAGTAGCACCTGCATCTTTCAAAACTTCCATAGATTCGATATCTTCCGGATTGATATCATTTAAACCATCACGCAGCTGTCCATCGACCATTACTAAAGGAGAACCAGATCCATCCCATTCTGTACCGCCACGGAGTACAATGGTCGGCGTACTTCCTGGATTACCGGAACTCTGCGTCACTTTTAAACCGGAAACTGCACCGGATAATGCTTGTGCCGGATTAGAAAAGACACCAACCTTTAATGATTCCTCACTAACTTTGGAAATAGAATTCGTCACTTTGGTACGCAACTGTTTTCCTCCATAGCCTGTAACTACTACTTCATCCAACATTTCAGAGTCTTCTTTCAATTTGATATTGAAAGAATTCCTACCCTTTACATCGAGTACCTGAGGCTGATACCCGATATAAGAAACTTTGATCTTTCCGTTAGGATCGACCATTAACGTAAATTTGCCGGAGATGTCAGTAATTACACCATTGGTGGTACCGACCTCGACAACACTGGCTCCGATGATTGATTCACCGCTAGCATCCATAACCACACCTGTGATTGATTTCTTTTGTGCCATGGCTCCAAGAGAACATAAAATGCACAAAATCAAGAAGATGGTTTTCTTCATAAGTATTGCTTTTTTGAGTTAATAATAAAAATGTTTATATGTGTTTAAAAATACTAACTAAGTTCTATCGGGACGGTAGGCGAAAAATGGAGAAAAAAGGCATAATAGCCATATCACATAAAGGACTTATATACAAAAGATTAAATATCAAATAGTATTATAAAAAAGAAAAATTCAGACTTATTATTTATAAAATCCAATGGTAGCATAAGGGTATAAAAGACAAACAAATAATGCTATATTATAAATATAATCTTCATAATTAACTTATAGAATAATAAATAACTCATTAGTTTAAAATAGTTGACATGTATAAAATGACATATCGAGAAGCACACAATTAGCCATTAACATTATTATACAAACTGTAAGAAGAATCTTATAAAATATTGTAATTGAAATAATAAAAATAGGATTATCTTTGTAACCGTGGTTACAGTAACCATCGTTACAGAATCAAGACTTAATAAACAAAGGATATGAAGTTTTACAATAGGGAGAATGAATTAGCTGAATTACAAAGGATACAAGAATTATCTTTTGAAGAGAACTCTCGTCTGACAGTAGTTACCGGAAGGAGAAGAATAGGTAAAACAAGTCTTATTATGAGAGCTTTTGAAAAAACTCCTACTATCTATTTATTTGTGGGGAGAAAAAATGAAGCATCTTTATGTAGGGAATTCATAACTTTAGTTTCCCAAGCACTTGATATTTATGTGCCAGAAGAAATATCGACTTTCAAATCTCTCTTTCGGTATATTATGGAAGTTGCTACCAGACAGTCATTCAATTTGGTTATAGATGAGTTTCAAGAATTCTATAATATCAATAAGTCGATTTATAGTGATATACAAGATATCTGGGATCAGTATAGACAAAAAACTCACATGAATTTCGTTGTGAGTGGTTCTATTTATTCTTTAATGGAAAAGATTTTCCATAATGAAAAGGAACCTCTTTTTGGCCGTGCTGACAATATTATAAAACTTTCAGCTTTCAGTCTGAATGTTTTAAAGAAAATCATAAAAGACTATCATCCCCAATATACAAATGATGATTTATTGGCACTATACTCATTTTCCGGTGGGGTTCCTAAATACGTTGAATTATTTTGTGATAACAGAGTATTAACCGTTGATGGAATGATTGATTTCATGGTCAGAGACAACTCCCCTTTTACAGATGAAGGAAAAAATCTGTTAATAGAAGAATTCGGCAAGAATTATGGTACCTATTTCTCAATCCTAAGTGCTATCTCAGGTGGATATAATACTCAGACAGAAATAGAAGCGTTGCTTGGCGAAAAGAGTTTGGGCGGTTATCTAAAGCGATTAATTGAAGATTATAACATAGTAGTGCGCCAACGTCCTGTCTTTTCAAAAGAGGGTTCTCAAACTGTCAGATATGGGATATGCGATAACTTTATTCATTTCTGGTTTAATTATTTCGATAGAAATCGTTCACTCATTGAAATAAAAAATTTCATTGGCTTACGAAAATTAATAAAAGCTGACTATCCGACATATTCAGGAAAAATCCTGGAACAGTATTTCAAACAAAAATATGCTGAAAGTTACGAGTTCCGTCTTATTGGTTCGTGGTGGGAG containing:
- a CDS encoding SusC/RagA family TonB-linked outer membrane protein — encoded protein: MKKTIFLILCILCSLGAMAQKKSITGVVMDASGESIIGASVVEVGTTNGVITDISGKFTLMVDPNGKIKVSYIGYQPQVLDVKGRNSFNIKLKEDSEMLDEVVVTGYGGKQLRTKVTNSISKVSEESLKVGVFSNPAQALSGAVSGLKVTQSSGNPGSTPTIVLRGGTEWDGSGSPLVMVDGQLRDGLNDINPEDIESMEVLKDAGATALYGARASNGVILITTKTGKVGKAEINLKAKVGMNYINNPYDFLGAKDFITAIRTAYDTTPWASKSSLDGASAYGTGNKYGSDLVWNLLVKDSGNEFLLNKGWQQMQDPLNSSVTLLYKDIKPSDYNLNNPSLTQDYNVNMSGGNDKGTYYAGLGYNKSEGLPISSFYERYSFIFNGSYKLADWITASSNFNYNRANWRSMPGSQDNEGNYFGRIMSLPPTVRYEDEDGNPVLGPNHSDGNQSYQPEKWLVDNQTDKFTMIQSLEIRPMKNLVIKGTANWYYSEGVYESFTKDFETAPGKFNTTRSSSAKFERDFSQTYNVVLNYNNTFAQNHNIDVMLGSEYYDKKTKGFSASGSGAPTDDFADLNLTDNGEGKRTIDSWHSQYRILSYFGRLNYDYQGKYLLSGVFRYDGYSSLLGDNRWGFFPGVSAGWIFGKEDFIKNAVPDLSFGKLRFSYGMNGNATGIGAYTLQGSYNSQKYNGNVGYLIGSLPNPGLKWEKTRTTEVGLDLSFFDNRLNANFTYYNRLTMDKYADLSLPTTTGFSSVKNNNGDFRNSGVEMELSGTILKIKDWTWKMGGNISYNKNKVVTLPDNGQPKNRIGGQQIYTGRKVLDEAGNQVDEVIFVGGKQEGQEPGILVGYKAEGLYKDWKDIPGDLVVKTGNYQGKYQYGPKAYAALSDAEKAKALQIEPGDVKWKDINNDGTIDAFDQIVIGNTTPHWFGGFNTTLTWKGLTLYGRFDFALDYWIYDNTTPWFLGCMQGGYNTTTDVFNTWSEENPNAKYPRYVWADQLGTANYYRTSTMFAYKGNYLAIREISLSYSLPQNIARKFYCQKLDVSVTGQNLGYITSANVATPEVSSAGSGYALPRTLLFGINVTF
- a CDS encoding ATP-binding protein; this translates as MKFYNRENELAELQRIQELSFEENSRLTVVTGRRRIGKTSLIMRAFEKTPTIYLFVGRKNEASLCREFITLVSQALDIYVPEEISTFKSLFRYIMEVATRQSFNLVIDEFQEFYNINKSIYSDIQDIWDQYRQKTHMNFVVSGSIYSLMEKIFHNEKEPLFGRADNIIKLSAFSLNVLKKIIKDYHPQYTNDDLLALYSFSGGVPKYVELFCDNRVLTVDGMIDFMVRDNSPFTDEGKNLLIEEFGKNYGTYFSILSAISGGYNTQTEIEALLGEKSLGGYLKRLIEDYNIVVRQRPVFSKEGSQTVRYGICDNFIHFWFNYFDRNRSLIEIKNFIGLRKLIKADYPTYSGKILEQYFKQKYAESYEFRLIGSWWEPKGNQNEIDIVAIYLDNKSAIVAEVKRQKKNFKPELFQKKVEHLENKVLAKYQINTVCLSLEDM